A part of Pseudochaenichthys georgianus chromosome 23, fPseGeo1.2, whole genome shotgun sequence genomic DNA contains:
- the LOC117439151 gene encoding E3 ubiquitin-protein ligase TRIM39-like, with product MATASSLMSEEKFRCAVCLEVFTKPVTTPCGHNFCSACIHNYWDGNDICKCPLCQRIFSQRPELHVNTFVSELAAEFKTLVKIKASAADPPLPGTAAVLCDVCSEMKGNAVKSCLTCLMSFCEVHLEPHQRVATLKSHTLLDPVNNLEDRMCKVHNKITEMYCRTDQACVCVLCIIIHHKTHDVVPIEEEFEVVMAKKDETMANFKKMIQSRSEKIAEIESSVDESQKEAEREKEASVQVFSDLIRSLQRNQAELVEVIEERFRATKQKADGFLTDLRMEVADLQSRSIQLEQLSQSEDHYQCVQTFQTLYSPLTKDWTNVGVHCHLSFQAVRGAVGLLKRNTDQIVEELQNEIEMKRMREHAVDLTFDPDTAHCSLIISQDGKQVEDAVTEQILPSNPKRFEVYPEVLSKEGFTAGKVYYEVQVTGQTQWIVGVVRESYERKKTMSMSVEDGGWAIELHEGSYSALTSPIVKMTLKEELQKLGVFVDYDQGVVSFYDVNSKSQIHSYTGFHFTEKMYPYFYVYKNNNETNSAPLIITPVPQTN from the coding sequence ATGGCCACTGCCAGTAGTCTGATGTCCGAGGAGAAGTTCCGATGTGCTGTCTGCCTGGAAGTGTTCACTAAGCCAGTTACAACGCCATGTGGACACAATTTCTGCTCTGCATGTATCCACAACTATTGGGATGGCAATGATATTTGCAAGTGTCCACTGTGCCAAAGAATATTCTCTCAAAGACCTGAACTACACGTCAACACCTTTGTGTCTGAGTTAGCTGCGGAGTTTAAGACGTTAGTTAAAATCAAAGCCTCAGCAGCAGACCCCCCACTTCCTGGAACAGCAGCCGTTCTTTGTGATGTCTGCTCTGAGATGAAGGGAAACGCAGTTAAATCCTGCCTGACGTGTTTAATGTCTTTCTGTGAAGTGCACCTCGAGCCACACCAGAGAGTTGCTACTCTCAAGAGCCACACACTGTTAGACCCGGTGAACAATCTTGAAGACCGGATGTGCAAAGTGCACAACAAGATAACAGAAATGTACTGTAGGACTGACCAGGCCTGTGTTTGTGTATTGTGTATAATAATCCATCACAAGACTCACGATGTTGTCCCGATAGAGGAAGAATTTGAAGTAGTGATGGCAAAAAAAGACGAGACCATGGCAAATTTCAAAAAGATGATACAATCCCGGTCCGAGAAGATTGCTGAGATAGAAAGCTCAGTTGATGAGAGCCAGAaagaagcagagagagagaaagaagccAGTGTGCAGGTCTTCAGCGACTTGATCAGATCCCTTCAGAGAAACCAGGCGGAGCTTGTTGAGGTGATTGAAGAGAGGTTCAGAGCAACAAAGCAGAAGGCTGACGGCTTTCTCACAGATCTGAGGATGGAAGTTGCTGATCTCCAGAGCAGGAGCATCCAGCTGGAGCAGCTGTCACAGTCTGAGGATCACTATCAATGTGTTCAGACTTTCCAAACCCTGTACTCTCCTTTAACCAAGGACTGGACCAACGTCGGTGTCCACTGCCATCTGTCCTTCCAGGCAGTGAGAGGTGCTGTGGGTCTGCTGAAACGGAACACTGATCAGATAGTGGAGGAGCTTCAAAATGAGATTGAGATGAAAAGAATGAGAGAACATGCAGTGGacttgacctttgaccctgacacaGCACATTGCTCACTGATCATAAGCCAGGATGGGAAACAGGTGGAAGATGCAGTAACAGAGCAGATTCTTCCCTCCAATCCAAAGAGATTTGAAGTGTATCCAGAAGTGTTGTCAAAGGAGGGGTTTACAGCAGGGAAGGTTTACTATGAGGTGCAAGTGACGGGACAAACTCAGTGGATTGTTGGAGTGGTGAGAGAGTCCTATGAAAGAAAGAAGACCATGAGTATGTCAGTAGAAGATGGTGGCTGGGCCATTGAGCTTCATGAGGGATCATACAGTGCATTAACATCACCAATAGTTAAGATGACACTGAAAGAAGAGCTTCAGAAGCTGGGCGTCTTTGTGGACTATGATCAGGGAGTGGTTTCTTTCTACGACGTGAACTCTAAATCACAAATACATTCATATACCGGCTTCCACTTTACAGAGAAAATGTATCCATACTTCTACGTTTACAAAAACAACAATGAAACAAACTCTGCTCCTCTCATCATAACCCCTGTACCGCAAACAAACTGA